A stretch of the Gossypium hirsutum isolate 1008001.06 chromosome D07, Gossypium_hirsutum_v2.1, whole genome shotgun sequence genome encodes the following:
- the LOC107956701 gene encoding transcription factor MYC3 → MEELIISPSSSSSLVYMTQETSPSTLQQRLQFVVQSQQIWWTYAIFWQTSNDEHGRLYLCWADGYFQGTTKGTPPKLLSANNSCLENERRKEMKGAQTLIRDNHEVDVSMMDGTTGVSDAVWFYVMSLTRSFPAGEGIPGMALGTGSLVWLTGAHALQFYNCERAIEAQMHGIETMVCIPTSCGVLELGSVEMISENWGLVQQVKSLFGADPIDLVQKQSSTDPTLTPPSIPFLDRNISFADIGIISGVQEEEEEDVGPDNETKQEHHNHPTKKYFTKLGQSSSVDSEHSDSDRPSLAMSHLEQKTPQKRGRKPGLGRETPLNHVEAERQRREKLNHRFYALRAVVPNVSRMDKASLLSDAVSYINELKAKIEELESQLQRECKKPKVEMVDVTDNHSTTTSVEQEAAKPDNSPSPATAGCVGLEFDIKIMGNDAMIRVQSENANYPVTRLMVALRDLEFPIHHASMSCVNETMLQDIVVNVPDLELRNEQGLKSALLRRLDH, encoded by the coding sequence ATGGAAGAACTTATAATCTCtccatcttcatcttcttcactgGTCTATATGACCCAGGAAACTTCACCTTCAACTCTCCAGCAGAGGCTCCAATTTGTGGTGCAAAGCCAGCAAATTTGGTGGACATATGCTATATTTTGGCAGACATCAAACGATGAACATGGTCGTTTGTATTTGTGCTGGGCAGATGGTTATTTTCAAGGCACCACCAAAGGTACGCCTCCAAAATTATTAAGCGCCAACAATTCGTGCCtagaaaatgaaagaagaaaggAGATGAAAGGGGCCCAAACTCTCATTCGAGATAACCATGAGGTAGATGTGTCGATGATGGACGGCACCACCGGGGTCAGTGATGCTGTATGGTTCTACGTGATGTCATTGACTCGATCTTTCCCTGCTGGAGAAGGGATTCCAGGCATGGCTCTAGGTACTGGCTCTTTGGTTTGGTTAACCGGTGCTCATGCTTTGCAGTTTTACAACTGTGAAAGAGCTATAGAAGCACAAATGCATGGCATTGAGACAATGGTCTGTATACCAACTTCTTGCGGGGTTCTTGAATTAGGATCCGTAGAAATGATCAGTGAAAATTGGGGTTTAGTCCAACAAGTGAAATCCCTTTTCGGAGCTGATCCCATTGACTTGGTACAAAAGCAATCAAGTACAGATCCAACTCTAACCCCACCTTCAATCCCCTTCCTCGACAGAAACATCTCTTTCGCAGACATCGGTATAATTTCCGGTgttcaagaagaagaagaagaagatgtagGTCCTGATAATGAAACCAAGCAAGAACACCACAACCACCCAACCAAGAAATATTTCACAAAACTTGGGCAATCTTCTTCTGTGGACTCGGAGCATTCTGACTCGGATCGTCCATCACTTGCCATGAGTCATTTAGAGCAGAAAACCCCACAGAAACGTGGAAGGAAACCCGGACTTGGACGAGAGACACCGTTGAACCACGTGGAAGCTGAGAGGCAACGCCGTGAGAAGCTGAACCACAGGTTCTACGCCCTCCGAGCCGTAGTCCCGAACGTGTCGCGCATGGACAAAGCATCGCTCTTATCTGACGCTGTCTCATACATCAATGAGCTAAAAGCGAAAATCGAAGAACTGGAATCGCAGCTTCAGAGGGAGTGTAAGAAACCTAAGGTAGAAATGGTTGATGTTACGGATAACCACAGCACAACCACTTCCGTGGAACAGGAAGCAGCAAAGCCTGATAATTCACCATCCCCTGCAACAGCAGGGTGCGTTGGCCTTGAATTTGATATCAAGATCATGGGGAATGATGCAATGATTAGGGTTCAATCAGAGAATGCGAACTATCCAGTTACTAGGTTAATGGTTGCCCTTCGTGATCTGGAGTTTCCGATCCATCATGCAAGCATGTCGTGTGTTAACGAGACCATGCTCCAGGATATCGTCGTCAACGTCCCTGATCTTGAACTCAGAAATGAACAAGGCCTCAAATCTGCTCTTCTCAGGAGGCTAGACCACTAA